One Fundidesulfovibrio putealis DSM 16056 DNA segment encodes these proteins:
- a CDS encoding class I SAM-dependent methyltransferase: MCTENPSALHAIAEQYFSQHLTRKLHLGCGNNILPDWLNSDVVPCSDNVLQLNVTQCFPFADESFDYIFSEHLIEHITYEQGLHKLTQCHRLLKPGGKLRVSTPNLEFLINLFRRDRTKRENDYIRWSMQTFFPRVDISDPTFVLNNFVRNWGHIFVYTPRILVHSLQTAGFAKVCSWPLNQSGDTHLQNLENEQRLPRGFLELETFTLEASK, encoded by the coding sequence ATGTGCACCGAGAATCCATCCGCACTCCATGCGATTGCCGAACAGTATTTCAGCCAGCACCTAACTCGCAAGCTGCATCTTGGTTGCGGAAATAACATACTCCCGGATTGGCTCAACAGCGATGTGGTTCCGTGCAGCGACAATGTATTGCAGCTGAATGTCACCCAATGCTTTCCGTTTGCCGACGAATCGTTCGACTACATTTTCAGCGAGCATCTTATTGAACATATCACCTACGAGCAAGGATTGCACAAGCTCACACAATGTCACAGGCTTTTGAAGCCTGGAGGTAAGCTCCGCGTCTCGACGCCGAATCTGGAGTTCCTGATAAATTTGTTCAGACGCGACAGGACCAAGCGGGAGAATGATTACATCCGGTGGTCGATGCAAACCTTCTTCCCGAGGGTAGACATATCCGATCCAACCTTCGTATTGAACAACTTCGTAAGAAATTGGGGACACATCTTTGTCTACACGCCGCGAATTTTGGTTCATTCCCTGCAAACAGCTGGCTTTGCGAAAGTTTGCTCATGGCCATTGAACCAAAGCGGCGACACACACCTGCAAAACCTGGAAAATGAACAAAGACTGCCTCGCGGGTTTCTTGAACTTGAAACATTCACCTTGGAAGCAAGCAAGTAA
- a CDS encoding radical SAM protein, with product MKRIMSPIAMALGLKTPFMVTHHVTYRCNLDCDMCCMKRLPAANEMSTADCINMQRDFRKHGTTVWGYSGGEPLVREDLEQLLTSANNIGMKTVLNTNGVLLPQRVKIGKLAGAIAIGIDGGRQSHEALRGIGTFDKAVEGLETLARMEPTRPRVTIHTILNSRSIEPNQLDEVLRLAFDCGVQVSFTLAFAHHADDRLLNNGRQYTPTAEQFQEFLGWLEREKTGPKALVLKDDPAFFRALGNFPDYPRRIPCQASSRHCVIDPTGLTLPCADLFDHPIAFLPRGNRFDYGYQGFTKLPWIKSCGKQYCYTAKNNYILGSPWRLFRHFF from the coding sequence GTGAAGCGCATCATGTCGCCGATTGCAATGGCTCTTGGGCTAAAGACACCATTCATGGTCACGCATCATGTGACATATCGGTGCAATCTAGACTGTGACATGTGCTGCATGAAAAGACTACCCGCCGCAAATGAGATGTCCACTGCGGATTGCATCAATATGCAGCGGGACTTCAGGAAACACGGAACCACGGTTTGGGGCTATTCAGGAGGCGAACCGCTCGTTCGGGAAGACCTGGAACAGCTACTCACTTCGGCAAATAACATAGGCATGAAGACCGTCTTGAACACCAACGGCGTTCTTCTGCCGCAACGGGTCAAGATCGGAAAACTGGCAGGTGCAATAGCGATAGGCATCGACGGAGGCAGGCAGTCACATGAAGCGTTGCGGGGCATCGGAACCTTCGACAAGGCGGTGGAAGGGTTGGAAACCCTCGCACGCATGGAACCCACGCGCCCACGGGTGACGATCCATACCATCCTCAACAGCAGGTCCATCGAACCGAATCAACTTGACGAGGTGTTGCGTCTGGCCTTCGACTGTGGCGTTCAAGTTAGTTTCACGCTGGCCTTTGCCCACCACGCCGATGACCGGCTTCTGAACAACGGAAGGCAGTACACGCCAACCGCCGAGCAATTCCAGGAATTCCTCGGCTGGCTTGAACGGGAGAAAACCGGCCCCAAAGCCCTCGTCCTTAAGGATGATCCTGCGTTTTTTCGCGCGCTCGGCAACTTTCCAGACTATCCGCGCCGCATCCCTTGTCAGGCCAGCTCGCGCCACTGTGTGATCGACCCGACTGGCTTGACCCTCCCCTGTGCCGACCTGTTCGACCATCCGATCGCCTTTCTGCCTCGAGGCAACCGATTCGACTACGGCTACCAAGGCTTCACAAAGCTTCCCTGGATCAAATCCTGTGGCAAGCAGTACTGCTACACTGCAAAAAACAATTACATCCTCGGCAGTCCATGGAGACTATTTAGGCACTTTTTTTAA
- a CDS encoding Ada metal-binding domain-containing protein: MPMIRPAALHALLSLVILAGALIVPDNAPAQQQGVYHGNVQSHIFHHQSCRFFDCKACTVMFKSREEAEKSGYRPCKVCKP; the protein is encoded by the coding sequence ATGCCCATGATCCGCCCAGCTGCCCTTCACGCCCTCTTGTCCCTGGTCATCCTGGCCGGGGCGCTCATCGTGCCCGACAACGCCCCCGCCCAGCAGCAGGGCGTATACCACGGCAACGTCCAGTCGCACATCTTCCATCACCAATCCTGCCGGTTCTTCGACTGCAAGGCCTGCACTGTTATGTTCAAGAGTCGCGAGGAGGCCGAGAAGTCGGGCTACCGCCCGTGCAAGGTGTGCAAGCCGTGA
- a CDS encoding phospholipase D-like domain-containing protein: MKVQAILDKSQRGEKYTGATYLKNAGIPVSIDAAHAIAHNKVMVLDGETAITGSFNFTKAAEERNAENVLIVRDKVLARLYRENREAHRGHSEEH, encoded by the coding sequence GTGAAGGTTCAGGCGATCCTCGACAAGAGCCAGCGCGGCGAGAAGTACACCGGGGCCACCTACCTGAAGAATGCGGGCATCCCAGTGTCCATCGACGCCGCCCACGCCATCGCGCACAACAAGGTGATGGTCCTTGATGGGGAAACGGCAATCACAGGTAGTTTCAACTTCACCAAGGCGGCCGAGGAGCGCAACGCGGAGAACGTGCTTATCGTCAGGGACAAGGTGCTGGCGAGGCTCTACCGGGAGAACCGGGAAGCGCATCGGGGGCATTCCGAGGAGCATTGA
- a CDS encoding phospholipase D-like domain-containing protein, protein MNRIASALFLFLFLTVPVHAADLVLKDAPAQVYFSPRGGGQDAIVLTIGSAKSTILVQAYSFTSAPQRR, encoded by the coding sequence ATGAACCGCATTGCATCCGCCCTATTCCTGTTCCTTTTTCTGACCGTCCCCGTCCATGCCGCCGACCTTGTTCTGAAGGACGCCCCGGCGCAGGTCTACTTCTCCCCTCGTGGCGGGGGGCAGGACGCCATCGTGCTGACCATCGGCAGTGCCAAGTCCACGATTCTGGTTCAAGCCTACAGCTTCACGTCCGCCCCGCAGAGGCGCTGA
- a CDS encoding PAS domain-containing protein — protein sequence MKKHFGARLRTLRLGRGLTQLQLAQRVGISDRHLSRMERGLVSPSFECIEKLCNALGTAPVELFQFRSPGLATASPAQAPAAQNAQAVFEALLEKDAILKSLPGLTVKCVDQDMRLVWFSTASADSVLNDAPSCVGRPCYEAAHGLDAPCNGCLMPAVLQTGESLEGEVTAPNGRAFLTRCNPVLASDGRIKGAIHVALDISGRKQVEEELRLVRQRLEHLLATGPAMLYSCEAGGGYAATYISDNMQSLFGHAPQSFIGSSDYWFANLYPGERERLFERLPLLFEQGHLTQEFRFRHGNGGWRFIRDDLRLVRDEDGKPREIVGSWLDITDAKASELAMRDSESRYKNLFMTNCTVQLLIDAESGAILDANPAACAFYGYSSHEIRSKTIGDINVLPPDELAEKLREARALDKTLFRFRHRLANGDLRDVETRTSLMKHGGRNVLHSLIIDVTENEEFKRRILQLNREWKEAFTHGPHGLAMLDEDLRVLSANRLIARMLGAGQEPLEGTRCRIRNSQDGWPPRPGQTICAEVGMDGYAATLNVTITPLSPSEDMPLRYFMVSVANYAESGG from the coding sequence GTGAAAAAGCACTTTGGGGCACGCCTCAGGACCCTGCGGCTTGGCCGCGGCCTGACGCAGCTGCAACTCGCGCAGCGGGTGGGGATTTCGGACAGGCACCTGAGCCGCATGGAGCGGGGGCTGGTGTCGCCCTCCTTCGAGTGCATCGAAAAGCTGTGCAACGCCCTGGGGACCGCCCCCGTGGAGCTGTTCCAGTTCCGCAGCCCCGGCCTGGCAACCGCCAGTCCCGCCCAAGCCCCCGCAGCGCAGAACGCGCAGGCCGTGTTCGAGGCGCTCCTGGAAAAGGACGCCATCCTCAAAAGCCTGCCCGGCCTCACCGTGAAATGCGTGGACCAGGACATGCGCTTGGTCTGGTTTTCCACGGCATCCGCCGATTCCGTCTTGAACGACGCGCCATCCTGCGTTGGCAGGCCATGCTACGAGGCCGCGCACGGCCTGGACGCGCCCTGCAACGGTTGCCTCATGCCCGCAGTCTTGCAGACTGGCGAATCCCTGGAGGGTGAGGTGACCGCTCCCAACGGACGGGCTTTCCTCACCCGCTGCAACCCCGTGCTCGCCTCCGACGGACGCATCAAGGGCGCGATCCACGTTGCCCTGGACATCTCAGGGCGCAAGCAGGTGGAGGAAGAGCTCCGCCTGGTGCGCCAACGGCTCGAACACCTGCTGGCCACTGGCCCGGCCATGCTCTATTCCTGCGAAGCGGGCGGGGGCTACGCAGCCACGTACATTTCAGACAACATGCAGAGCCTGTTCGGGCACGCGCCGCAATCCTTCATCGGCTCTTCGGACTACTGGTTCGCAAACCTGTATCCCGGCGAAAGGGAACGCCTGTTTGAGCGCTTGCCGCTTCTTTTCGAGCAGGGCCACCTGACGCAGGAGTTCCGTTTCCGCCACGGCAACGGCGGGTGGCGCTTCATCCGCGACGACCTGCGCCTGGTGCGCGACGAGGACGGCAAGCCCCGGGAGATCGTCGGATCGTGGCTGGACATCACCGACGCCAAGGCCTCCGAGCTGGCCATGCGTGACTCGGAATCGCGCTACAAGAACCTCTTCATGACCAATTGCACGGTCCAGCTGCTCATCGACGCGGAGTCCGGGGCCATCCTGGACGCCAACCCGGCTGCCTGCGCCTTTTACGGGTACTCCAGCCACGAAATCCGCAGCAAAACCATCGGCGACATCAACGTCCTGCCTCCCGATGAGCTGGCCGAGAAACTGCGGGAAGCCCGCGCGCTCGACAAAACCCTGTTCCGTTTCCGGCACAGGCTGGCCAACGGAGACCTCCGCGACGTGGAGACGCGCACGTCGCTCATGAAGCACGGCGGACGCAACGTGCTGCACTCGCTCATCATCGACGTGACCGAAAACGAGGAGTTCAAGCGCCGGATATTGCAGCTCAACCGCGAATGGAAAGAGGCGTTCACGCACGGGCCGCACGGGCTGGCCATGCTGGACGAAGACTTGCGCGTCCTGTCGGCCAACCGCCTCATCGCCAGGATGCTGGGCGCAGGCCAGGAACCGCTGGAAGGAACACGGTGCAGGATCAGGAACAGCCAGGATGGCTGGCCGCCCCGGCCCGGACAGACCATCTGCGCCGAAGTGGGCATGGACGGATACGCGGCGACGCTCAATGTGACCATCACCCCGCTCTCACCTTCGGAGGACATGCCGCTGCGGTACTTCATGGTGTCCGTGGCCAACTACGCCGAATCCGGGGGCTGA
- a CDS encoding sensor histidine kinase yields the protein MHGHPLLSALLGQLESLERSAREMRVPLLAGQAEALRQSVLGVVGERAALEDAAAVAMAKTRRLKQAYEENRRRYENTLRAFDRFRQAFEILESLRALDDLADVLEALRKLFRVDSMLLFMDADDYGQYLPEVISCVPQDVLRAMAEPVLAAGGRSYVGPVAAAPRGLLTPAQAKRFGSCFAYPLEDRFHEGRWAGLLLVLDASPERYSPEMATDYMEHFSDALRSAVVGAVDRLKAEELREDVERITRHDLKSPLTAILTLPQFLLESDNLTERQREMLRMMLESGRRMQSMITLSLSLYRMEQGVYALAPEPLDLAALVRAIWNESGGPYRSAHMELELVADEDPFPALGEELLCYTMLANLIKNALEASKPGEGVTVRLRREPGRVVVEVRNGRDVPEDIRASFFEKYATCGKAGGTGLGTYTARLIAEVHGGDIALETGQGEGTLVRVRLPMPA from the coding sequence ATGCACGGACACCCACTGCTTTCGGCGCTTTTGGGCCAATTGGAATCCCTGGAGCGCTCCGCCAGGGAAATGCGCGTGCCGCTTCTGGCCGGGCAGGCCGAGGCCTTGCGTCAGTCCGTGCTGGGTGTGGTTGGGGAGCGCGCGGCCCTGGAGGACGCAGCCGCCGTGGCCATGGCCAAGACCAGGCGCCTGAAGCAGGCCTACGAGGAAAACCGCAGGCGCTACGAGAACACCCTGCGCGCCTTCGACCGTTTCCGTCAGGCCTTCGAGATTCTGGAATCCCTGCGCGCCCTCGATGATCTGGCCGACGTCCTGGAGGCGCTGCGCAAGTTGTTCCGGGTGGACTCCATGTTGCTGTTCATGGATGCCGACGATTACGGACAATATCTCCCCGAGGTGATCTCCTGCGTTCCCCAGGACGTTTTGCGCGCCATGGCCGAGCCGGTGCTGGCCGCCGGGGGCAGGAGCTACGTGGGGCCGGTGGCCGCCGCGCCGCGCGGCCTGCTGACTCCCGCCCAGGCCAAGCGTTTCGGCTCCTGTTTCGCCTATCCCCTGGAAGACCGCTTCCATGAGGGGCGCTGGGCCGGCCTGCTCCTGGTGCTGGACGCAAGCCCGGAGCGCTACAGCCCGGAGATGGCCACCGACTACATGGAGCACTTCAGCGACGCCCTGCGCAGCGCCGTGGTGGGCGCGGTGGACCGCCTCAAGGCCGAGGAACTGCGCGAGGACGTGGAGCGCATCACCCGGCACGACCTGAAGTCTCCGTTGACGGCCATCCTGACCCTGCCGCAGTTCCTGCTGGAGTCCGACAACCTCACGGAGCGCCAGCGGGAGATGCTGCGCATGATGCTGGAGTCCGGGCGGCGCATGCAGTCCATGATCACGCTGTCCTTGTCGCTCTACCGCATGGAGCAGGGCGTGTACGCCCTGGCCCCGGAGCCCCTGGACCTCGCGGCGCTGGTGCGGGCCATCTGGAACGAATCTGGCGGACCGTACCGCTCGGCGCACATGGAGCTTGAGCTTGTGGCCGACGAGGACCCTTTCCCGGCGCTTGGGGAGGAGCTCCTGTGCTACACCATGCTGGCCAACCTGATCAAAAACGCCCTGGAGGCGTCCAAGCCGGGCGAGGGAGTTACGGTGCGCCTGCGGCGCGAGCCGGGCCGGGTTGTGGTGGAGGTGCGAAACGGCAGGGACGTGCCCGAGGACATCCGGGCGAGTTTTTTCGAGAAGTACGCCACCTGCGGCAAGGCGGGCGGCACGGGGCTTGGTACGTACACCGCCCGGCTGATCGCCGAGGTGCACGGCGGGGACATCGCCCTGGAAACCGGCCAGGGCGAGGGCACCCTGGTCCGGGTGCGCCTGCCTATGCCCGCCTGA
- a CDS encoding acyltransferase family protein — MSTPLIDAPTSRRLTALRALLMLCVVGIHSEKGVLFNMAAEAPLAHALFNVFCRHIFQTAVPLYFAMSGYLLFLRYDGNLAEYPRLAFKRFRSIFLPFLLVNGFWIAYLTIAGGIPGIGGTTYLRERGVFSLLLGLNGLPLIYPLWFLRDLFVFFLLAPAFGFMLRRAPYLGLCGFWLCWNFILQESIPIDFGGAFFFYLGGLLAVKRADLDGWQGLRLPVLLAWAALIGLSSTIQVGGIETAWRFPLWRMSILIGSVAVWQLSGLLRLGESRMLLKLAPSIFFVYLLHEPVLSYLATWTRGLVGSGSASQLGYALLLGVATVAITYAMGWALRRFAPPVYSVLTGGR; from the coding sequence ATGAGTACCCCGCTGATCGACGCCCCCACCTCGCGCCGCCTGACCGCGCTTCGCGCGCTGCTCATGCTCTGCGTGGTGGGCATCCACTCGGAGAAGGGCGTGCTGTTCAACATGGCCGCCGAAGCGCCCCTGGCACACGCCCTTTTCAACGTGTTCTGCCGCCACATCTTCCAGACCGCCGTGCCGCTCTACTTCGCCATGTCCGGCTACCTGCTCTTCCTGCGCTACGACGGCAACCTGGCAGAATACCCGCGCCTGGCGTTCAAGCGCTTCAGGAGCATCTTCCTGCCCTTCCTGCTGGTGAACGGTTTCTGGATCGCCTACCTGACGATCGCCGGGGGCATTCCCGGCATCGGGGGCACCACATACCTGCGCGAACGCGGCGTGTTCAGCCTGCTTCTGGGCTTGAACGGCCTGCCGCTCATCTATCCGCTGTGGTTCCTGCGGGACCTGTTCGTGTTCTTCCTGCTGGCCCCGGCCTTCGGGTTCATGCTGCGGCGCGCGCCGTACCTTGGCCTGTGCGGCTTCTGGCTGTGCTGGAACTTCATCCTGCAGGAGAGCATTCCCATAGACTTCGGCGGAGCATTCTTCTTCTACCTGGGCGGGCTGCTTGCCGTGAAACGGGCTGACCTGGACGGTTGGCAGGGTCTTCGCCTGCCGGTGCTGCTGGCCTGGGCCGCGCTCATCGGGCTGAGCTCCACCATCCAGGTGGGGGGAATCGAGACCGCGTGGCGCTTTCCGCTCTGGCGCATGAGCATACTGATCGGGAGCGTGGCGGTCTGGCAGCTGTCGGGACTTCTCCGGCTGGGCGAGAGCCGCATGCTGCTGAAGCTCGCGCCGTCCATCTTCTTCGTTTACCTGCTGCACGAGCCGGTGCTGTCCTATCTGGCCACCTGGACGAGGGGGCTGGTGGGGTCCGGGTCGGCTTCGCAACTGGGCTACGCCCTGCTGCTGGGCGTAGCCACGGTGGCTATCACCTACGCCATGGGCTGGGCTCTCAGGCGGTTCGCGCCGCCAGTCTATTCGGTGCTGACCGGCGGCAGGTAG
- the uppS gene encoding polyprenyl diphosphate synthase encodes MPETTRPLPRHLAVIMDGNGRWAQARGLGRSEGHKAGTETAKRLVTRCRELGIAHLTLYTFSKENWGRPQDEIRTLFDLLVRFLNNELKSLMDQDIRLRVLGELEDFPFAVRQVLGHVMRKTEKCSSMTLNLALNYSGRGEILRACKRLIEQGVAAKDVTEERFSAELFTAGQPDPDLVVRTSGEVRISNYLLWQSAYAEYYFTDVPWPDFDDAQLDLALEAYASRQRRFGLTGAQAEGGEAPK; translated from the coding sequence ATGCCAGAAACAACCCGCCCGCTCCCCCGCCATCTGGCCGTCATCATGGACGGCAACGGCCGTTGGGCCCAGGCGCGAGGACTCGGCCGCAGCGAAGGCCACAAGGCCGGAACAGAGACCGCCAAGCGTTTGGTCACCCGCTGCCGGGAGCTGGGCATCGCCCACCTGACGCTCTACACCTTCTCCAAGGAGAACTGGGGACGCCCCCAGGACGAAATCCGCACCCTGTTCGACCTGCTGGTGCGCTTTCTCAACAACGAGCTCAAGTCCCTCATGGACCAGGACATCCGCCTGAGGGTGCTTGGCGAGCTGGAGGATTTTCCCTTCGCGGTGCGCCAGGTGCTGGGGCACGTGATGCGAAAGACCGAGAAGTGCTCGTCCATGACGCTGAACCTCGCGCTGAACTACTCGGGGCGCGGCGAGATCCTGCGGGCCTGCAAGCGGCTCATCGAGCAGGGGGTGGCCGCCAAGGACGTCACCGAGGAGCGCTTCAGCGCGGAGCTGTTCACGGCGGGCCAGCCCGACCCCGACCTAGTGGTCCGCACCAGCGGCGAGGTGCGCATCAGCAACTACCTGCTCTGGCAGAGCGCCTACGCCGAGTACTACTTCACCGACGTGCCCTGGCCGGACTTCGACGACGCCCAGCTGGACCTCGCCCTTGAAGCCTACGCCTCGCGCCAGCGCCGCTTCGGCCTGACCGGAGCCCAGGCCGAGGGCGGCGAAGCTCCCAAATAA
- the frr gene encoding ribosome recycling factor, translating to MDSVLADAKTRMEKAVAALEKEFSHLRTGRASISLLDGLKVDYYGTPTPVDQIASVSTPDSRTITIQPWDRAAFGLVEKAILKSDLGLTPVNDGKIIRIALPPLTEDRRKELVKVGKKYTEEAKVAVRNIRRDANDALKKLQKDKAISEDDLRKGEADIQKTTDAFVAKMDQTFAKKEKEIMEI from the coding sequence ATGGACAGCGTGCTTGCTGACGCCAAGACCCGCATGGAAAAGGCCGTGGCCGCCCTTGAAAAGGAATTCTCCCACCTGCGCACCGGCAGGGCCTCCATCTCCCTGCTGGACGGCCTGAAGGTGGACTATTACGGCACGCCCACTCCCGTGGATCAGATCGCCTCCGTGTCCACCCCGGACAGCCGCACCATCACCATCCAGCCCTGGGACCGCGCGGCCTTCGGACTGGTGGAGAAGGCCATCCTGAAGTCTGACCTGGGCCTCACCCCGGTCAACGACGGCAAGATCATCCGCATCGCCCTGCCGCCCCTCACCGAGGACCGCCGCAAGGAGCTGGTGAAGGTGGGCAAGAAGTACACCGAGGAAGCCAAGGTGGCCGTGCGCAACATCCGCCGCGACGCCAACGACGCCCTCAAGAAGCTTCAGAAGGACAAGGCCATCTCCGAGGATGACCTGCGCAAGGGCGAAGCCGACATCCAGAAGACCACCGACGCCTTCGTGGCCAAGATGGACCAGACCTTCGCCAAGAAAGAAAAAGAGATCATGGAAATCTAG
- the pyrH gene encoding UMP kinase has product MENLRFKRVLLKLSGEALAGPKGFGIDPDTVIAFCKEIVEAASLGVELAMVIGGGNIFRGMSASASGMDRASADYMGMLATVMNAVAVQDALEKMGLSTRVLSAITMQEVCEPYIRRRAIRHLEKGRVVICAAGTGNPYFTTDTAAALRAMELKSQVIIKGTKVNGIYDKDPKKYDDAVMFNKLTYMEVLEKQLRVMDTTAVSLAMDNNMPIVVFNMFVPGNLKLVVTGDRARTIVE; this is encoded by the coding sequence ATGGAAAACCTTCGTTTCAAGCGCGTTCTTCTGAAACTCTCGGGCGAGGCCCTGGCCGGTCCCAAGGGATTCGGCATCGACCCCGACACCGTCATCGCCTTCTGCAAGGAGATCGTGGAAGCCGCCTCGCTCGGCGTGGAGCTGGCCATGGTCATCGGCGGGGGCAACATCTTCCGGGGCATGTCCGCCTCGGCCTCGGGCATGGACCGCGCCAGCGCCGACTACATGGGCATGCTGGCCACCGTCATGAACGCCGTGGCCGTGCAGGACGCCCTGGAGAAGATGGGCCTGTCCACCCGCGTGCTCTCGGCCATCACCATGCAGGAGGTCTGCGAGCCCTACATCCGCCGCCGCGCAATCCGCCATCTGGAAAAGGGACGCGTGGTCATCTGCGCCGCAGGCACCGGCAACCCCTACTTCACCACGGACACCGCCGCCGCGCTGCGCGCCATGGAGCTCAAAAGCCAGGTCATCATCAAGGGAACCAAGGTCAACGGCATTTACGACAAGGACCCCAAGAAGTATGATGACGCCGTGATGTTCAACAAGCTGACCTACATGGAAGTGCTGGAGAAACAGCTCCGGGTCATGGACACCACCGCCGTGTCCCTGGCCATGGACAACAACATGCCCATCGTGGTCTTCAACATGTTCGTTCCCGGCAACTTGAAGCTGGTGGTCACCGGCGACCGCGCCCGGACCATCGTGGAATAA
- the tsf gene encoding translation elongation factor Ts — protein MAQISASAVKDLRDKTSAGMMDCKKALEACGGDCEKAVAWLREKGLSKAAKKAGRATSEGVIGSYIHSNGKIAVLVEIKCETDFVARSDKFQEFARNVAMQVAATNPLCVSPEGIPADVLEKEKAIFMAQTKAEGKPDNIAEKIVEGRIKKFYKEVCLMEQAFIKDDKLTIQTLLNDLVATLGENIQVGRFVRMQLGEEA, from the coding sequence ATGGCTCAGATCAGCGCCAGCGCGGTCAAGGACCTGCGCGACAAGACCAGCGCCGGAATGATGGATTGCAAGAAAGCCCTGGAAGCCTGCGGCGGCGACTGCGAGAAGGCCGTTGCCTGGCTGCGCGAGAAGGGTCTTTCCAAGGCCGCCAAGAAGGCCGGACGCGCCACCTCCGAAGGCGTCATCGGTTCCTACATCCACTCCAACGGCAAGATCGCCGTCCTGGTGGAGATCAAGTGCGAGACCGACTTCGTCGCCCGCAGCGACAAGTTCCAGGAGTTTGCGCGCAACGTGGCCATGCAGGTCGCCGCGACCAACCCCCTGTGCGTCTCCCCTGAGGGCATTCCCGCCGACGTGCTGGAGAAGGAAAAGGCCATCTTCATGGCCCAGACCAAGGCCGAAGGCAAGCCCGACAACATCGCCGAGAAGATCGTCGAAGGCCGCATCAAGAAGTTCTACAAGGAAGTCTGTCTGATGGAGCAGGCGTTCATCAAGGACGACAAGCTCACCATCCAGACCCTCCTGAACGACCTGGTGGCCACCCTGGGTGAAAACATCCAGGTGGGCCGCTTCGTCCGCATGCAGCTGGGCGAAGAAGCCTAA